From one Thermatribacter velox genomic stretch:
- a CDS encoding zinc-dependent alcohol dehydrogenase family protein: MRCAMRAMVLERTAPVETSPLLLKEVALQGVEDDEVLIKVAACGVCHTDLHIVEGELPPHKLPLVPGHQIVGKVVERGKKVNNLEVGQRVGVPWINQVCGVCRFCRQGMENLCENALFTGYDLDGGYAEFAIFREEAAYPIPEGYEDVEFAPLLCGGVIGYRAYRQSKVKEGEILGLFGFGSSAHLVAQMALFEGVRVFVFTRSPEHQKLARELGASFVGRAEDVPPEKLDAAIIFAPAGHLVKVALEYLCPGGRVITAGIYSTPIPELPYDLVYKERCIQSVANSTRKDVQELIELSRRLHFKTQIEVFPLEEANRALLLLKESKIRASAVLSI; the protein is encoded by the coding sequence GTGAGATGTGCAATGCGGGCCATGGTTCTTGAGCGAACGGCTCCGGTAGAGACTTCTCCACTGCTCCTCAAGGAAGTTGCGCTTCAAGGAGTAGAGGACGATGAAGTTTTGATAAAAGTCGCTGCCTGTGGAGTGTGCCATACCGATTTACACATCGTGGAGGGCGAACTTCCTCCCCATAAACTCCCGCTTGTTCCTGGCCACCAGATTGTGGGAAAAGTGGTTGAAAGAGGAAAGAAAGTAAACAACCTTGAGGTAGGTCAGAGGGTTGGTGTACCTTGGATAAACCAGGTGTGCGGGGTATGCCGCTTTTGCAGACAGGGTATGGAAAATCTCTGTGAAAATGCGTTGTTTACTGGTTATGACCTGGACGGGGGTTACGCCGAGTTTGCAATTTTTAGAGAGGAAGCCGCGTATCCGATTCCTGAAGGGTATGAAGATGTGGAATTTGCTCCTCTTCTTTGTGGTGGAGTTATTGGTTATCGAGCTTATCGGCAAAGCAAAGTAAAGGAAGGCGAGATACTGGGACTTTTTGGGTTTGGTTCTTCAGCGCACTTAGTTGCCCAGATGGCACTTTTTGAAGGTGTTCGGGTATTTGTCTTTACCCGTTCTCCGGAACACCAGAAGCTCGCTCGAGAGCTTGGTGCCTCTTTTGTGGGTCGGGCTGAGGATGTACCGCCTGAAAAGCTTGATGCAGCAATCATTTTCGCTCCCGCCGGGCATCTGGTGAAGGTGGCCCTTGAATACCTCTGTCCGGGGGGACGGGTGATAACAGCAGGTATTTATTCCACTCCAATTCCAGAGCTTCCTTATGACTTGGTTTATAAAGAGCGCTGTATACAGAGCGTGGCAAATAGCACCAGAAAGGACGTACAGGAGCTTATTGAACTTTCCAGAAGGCTGCATTTCAAAACACAAATTGAAGTGTTCCCGCTTGAAGAAGCCAATCGAGCGCTTTTGTTGCTCAAGGAGAGCAAAATCCGTGCCTCTGCAGTGCTTTCAATTTAG
- a CDS encoding carbohydrate ABC transporter permease, which yields MKERGSFFVVPGIVWVLLFTIFPLVYSFRVSLSRVAYGRITGFAGLANYARMFQDYRFWGVLGFTLIFVIFSVAITVSLGLLLALVFNRKMRGLRFFRALMTTPLFTAPVALGYLGVMMFYEENGPINILLQTLGFSKVPWLSDIFWARTAVIMVDVWQWTPFAFIILLAGLQSLPDEVYEAAVLDTSSGWDIFRYITFPMISPVLGTVIMLRLVDAFKVFDIPFALTNGGPGTATRTLTFYVYTQGLRNFDLGYASAMAYFLMFMSLAVGIFFFRRYRSLYE from the coding sequence ATGAAAGAACGTGGAAGCTTTTTTGTTGTTCCAGGGATTGTATGGGTTCTTCTTTTTACCATTTTCCCTCTGGTGTATTCTTTTCGGGTAAGCCTTTCTCGAGTTGCTTACGGACGAATAACTGGCTTTGCCGGTCTGGCCAACTATGCCCGTATGTTTCAGGATTATCGCTTCTGGGGTGTTCTTGGTTTTACTCTTATTTTTGTTATTTTTAGTGTTGCCATCACCGTTTCCCTGGGCTTACTTTTGGCCCTGGTTTTTAACCGCAAAATGCGGGGCTTGCGCTTTTTCAGAGCCTTGATGACTACTCCTCTTTTTACTGCCCCGGTTGCACTGGGCTACCTGGGAGTCATGATGTTTTATGAAGAAAATGGACCGATTAATATTTTGCTTCAAACACTTGGTTTTAGTAAAGTGCCCTGGCTTTCAGATATTTTCTGGGCGCGAACTGCGGTCATCATGGTTGACGTATGGCAGTGGACACCTTTTGCCTTTATTATTTTGTTGGCTGGTTTGCAATCTTTACCGGATGAAGTTTATGAGGCCGCAGTTCTGGATACCTCTTCCGGTTGGGATATCTTCCGCTATATTACTTTTCCCATGATTTCTCCAGTGCTGGGAACCGTAATTATGCTCCGCTTGGTTGACGCTTTTAAAGTTTTTGATATTCCTTTTGCACTGACCAACGGGGGGCCGGGAACTGCTACCCGAACTCTTACCTTTTATGTTTATACCCAGGGACTAAGGAACTTTGACCTGGGTTACGCTTCAGCGATGGCCTATTTCCTCATGTTCATGTCGTTGGCGGTGGGTATCTTTTTCTTCCGCAGATACCGCAGTCTGTATGAATGA
- a CDS encoding carbohydrate ABC transporter permease: MKKKKKLGIVDVLVWIVIVITFIWVVTPFYWAVITSFKKPIDVFRLSVVPWLQFKPTLDNWYMEFTQRGPEIMKGITNSIVISVSAALLAIALGSLAGYGLARFRFRKWKNQDMALWFLSQRFLPPAATVIPFFLIIKSLGLLDTRLALVLVNTTFTMPFAVLIMRDMFKELPVELEEAALVDGCSRWTAFLRVALPLAAPALVSTAIICFAFTWNEFLFALVLTYRQAIPMTIVIAGTEHTQGVQFWYVSTRLLLAILPPAILALMVQKYIVRGLTMGAVKG, from the coding sequence GTGAAGAAGAAAAAGAAACTCGGTATCGTGGATGTTCTGGTCTGGATAGTAATTGTCATAACCTTTATATGGGTGGTCACTCCTTTTTACTGGGCGGTTATAACTTCTTTCAAGAAACCTATCGATGTGTTCAGATTGTCTGTTGTGCCCTGGTTGCAGTTTAAGCCCACCCTTGATAACTGGTACATGGAGTTTACCCAGCGTGGTCCTGAAATTATGAAGGGAATAACCAACAGCATCGTTATTTCGGTTTCTGCGGCTTTACTGGCTATTGCTCTGGGCTCTCTTGCTGGTTATGGCCTGGCACGCTTCAGGTTTCGCAAGTGGAAAAACCAGGATATGGCGCTTTGGTTTCTCTCGCAACGTTTCCTTCCACCTGCAGCTACGGTGATTCCCTTCTTTTTGATCATAAAGAGCTTGGGTCTTCTGGATACCCGATTGGCACTGGTTCTGGTGAATACTACTTTCACCATGCCCTTTGCAGTTTTAATTATGAGGGATATGTTCAAAGAACTCCCTGTGGAGCTTGAAGAGGCAGCCCTGGTGGATGGGTGTTCTCGCTGGACAGCGTTTCTGCGGGTAGCCCTTCCTCTTGCTGCTCCTGCCCTGGTTTCTACGGCCATCATTTGCTTTGCCTTCACCTGGAATGAGTTTCTCTTTGCTCTGGTTCTCACTTACCGTCAGGCAATTCCCATGACTATCGTGATTGCCGGTACTGAACATACTCAGGGAGTTCAGTTCTGGTATGTTTCCACGCGCCTGCTTTTGGCTATTTTGCCGCCAGCAATCCTTGCTTTGATGGTGCAAAAATACATCGTTCGAGGCCTGACCATGGGCGCGGTGAAGGGTTGA
- a CDS encoding NAD-dependent epimerase/dehydratase family protein → MKVLVSGGAGFIGSHVVDNYLAAGYQVVVVDDLSTGKKANLNPAATFYQVDITDSAALRRVFEEEKPDIINHHAAQINLRRSVEDPTFDAWINILGSLNLIELSRQFQVEKFVFASTGGAIYGEPNVLPVKESAATSPLSPYGVAKRSVEMYLEYYHRVWGLEYVALRYGNVYGPRQDPQGEAGVVAIFCGRILRGKPCVVFGDGRKTRDYVYVEDVARANLLAVFAPSGVYNIGTGRETSVLELVELLEKISGRKVEVVFEKERKGEINHIALSCEKARRILGWVPEVDLWEGLKKTFNFFQGEMCNAGHGS, encoded by the coding sequence TTGAAGGTACTGGTGAGCGGGGGAGCCGGTTTCATCGGCTCCCACGTGGTTGACAATTACCTTGCTGCTGGCTACCAGGTGGTGGTGGTCGACGATCTGTCGACAGGAAAGAAAGCTAATTTGAACCCCGCAGCCACTTTTTATCAGGTGGATATCACTGATTCTGCTGCCTTGCGCAGGGTTTTTGAAGAGGAAAAACCAGATATTATCAATCACCATGCGGCTCAGATTAACCTTCGCCGCTCAGTGGAGGATCCGACCTTTGATGCCTGGATTAACATTCTGGGAAGTTTGAACCTGATTGAGCTCAGCCGCCAGTTCCAGGTTGAAAAGTTCGTTTTTGCCTCTACGGGTGGGGCCATTTATGGTGAGCCAAATGTTTTACCGGTAAAAGAAAGTGCTGCTACCTCTCCGCTTTCTCCCTACGGTGTGGCTAAAAGAAGTGTAGAAATGTACCTTGAGTATTATCACCGGGTGTGGGGGCTTGAGTACGTTGCCCTGCGCTATGGTAACGTCTATGGTCCGCGTCAAGACCCTCAGGGTGAAGCTGGGGTGGTAGCTATTTTTTGCGGAAGGATTCTTCGGGGGAAACCCTGTGTTGTTTTCGGTGATGGGAGAAAAACTCGAGATTACGTGTATGTGGAAGATGTGGCCCGGGCCAATCTGCTTGCCGTCTTCGCACCTTCGGGCGTCTACAATATTGGAACTGGCAGAGAAACCAGCGTTTTGGAGCTTGTGGAGTTGCTTGAGAAAATTTCGGGTCGAAAGGTGGAGGTTGTTTTCGAAAAAGAACGCAAAGGGGAAATCAACCACATTGCGCTTTCTTGTGAGAAAGCGCGAAGGATTCTGGGCTGGGTGCCAGAGGTAGACCTTTGGGAAGGGTTAAAGAAAACTTTCAACTTTTTCCAAGGTGAGATGTGCAATGCGGGCCATGGTTCTTGA
- a CDS encoding ABC transporter substrate-binding protein, producing the protein MKRSSILLVVALAVVLVLTWSFLALAQEETSELELQTAEAAFQAADKGNPDPAWQGQKFTIGVYSAGPRGAISGPLYFWRPFFEKLTGATYDIVEIPFGELREKIFTDLMTGTGYYDVIIGPSWFYGDYVSNGWIVPIDKYFDDPRMPKWDRDSILLPIRELLQWKGTWYGFNNDHDGQVLYYRRDILTDPKWQELFKQEKGYDLPVPPRTWEEVYDVCDFFNGKDWNGDGEKDYGITMHLKVGGQGFFHFMALSAPYVVSPAPGDDPTKVTRYHNVYWFDPETMEPLVDTPGFVEALKMLLKLSKTGPSAMWGWSLGEAWDAFLRGKAVLTFSWGDVGSLSQLPESSNIKGKLGVAPIPGSEKYYDLETQQWVNQRNFVANTVGASWHGVISKFSKKQDLAAYFLSWQATPEINHWNVVWGWTGIDPGTLYDLLKPTGYADIEDYVQTGYDAEDARQFVTAYEEMWYKYPLRQAYLRIPGTPEYWEVWDIHLSEAVVGQVSPEEALRRTKEDWNAITDRLGRENQKKIYQEAIGYVPEK; encoded by the coding sequence ATGAAGCGGTCTTCAATATTGCTAGTTGTAGCTTTAGCAGTAGTGCTTGTTTTGACCTGGAGTTTCCTGGCTCTGGCCCAGGAGGAAACTTCAGAACTGGAACTTCAGACTGCAGAAGCTGCTTTCCAGGCTGCCGACAAGGGGAATCCTGATCCGGCCTGGCAAGGACAGAAATTTACCATTGGTGTGTATTCGGCAGGACCTCGTGGTGCAATTTCTGGTCCGCTTTATTTCTGGCGTCCTTTCTTTGAAAAACTTACTGGGGCAACCTACGATATAGTAGAAATACCCTTTGGTGAACTTCGTGAAAAGATTTTCACTGATTTGATGACTGGAACTGGCTATTACGACGTGATAATTGGTCCCAGCTGGTTCTACGGTGACTATGTTTCCAATGGCTGGATTGTGCCCATTGACAAGTATTTTGATGACCCTCGCATGCCCAAATGGGATAGGGACTCCATTTTGCTTCCTATCCGGGAACTCCTGCAGTGGAAGGGAACCTGGTACGGTTTCAACAACGACCATGATGGCCAGGTACTTTATTATCGTCGGGATATATTGACTGATCCCAAGTGGCAGGAGCTCTTTAAGCAGGAGAAAGGCTATGATTTGCCGGTTCCTCCACGCACCTGGGAAGAGGTTTATGATGTTTGCGACTTTTTCAACGGTAAGGACTGGAATGGCGATGGTGAAAAGGATTACGGTATTACCATGCACTTAAAAGTTGGTGGACAGGGCTTCTTCCATTTCATGGCTCTCTCTGCTCCTTATGTGGTTTCACCAGCTCCGGGAGACGATCCCACCAAGGTAACTCGTTACCACAACGTTTACTGGTTTGACCCAGAAACCATGGAGCCCCTGGTAGATACTCCAGGCTTTGTTGAAGCACTGAAGATGCTCCTCAAGCTTTCCAAGACTGGTCCTTCAGCGATGTGGGGCTGGAGCCTTGGCGAAGCCTGGGATGCTTTCTTGAGAGGAAAAGCTGTTTTGACCTTCTCCTGGGGCGACGTGGGCTCGCTGTCCCAGCTTCCTGAAAGCTCCAACATTAAAGGAAAACTTGGCGTTGCACCCATTCCAGGTAGCGAAAAATACTATGATCTTGAGACTCAGCAATGGGTTAACCAGAGAAACTTCGTTGCCAATACCGTAGGAGCTTCCTGGCATGGAGTAATTTCCAAGTTTTCCAAGAAGCAAGACCTTGCTGCTTACTTCCTGTCCTGGCAGGCCACTCCTGAGATTAACCACTGGAACGTAGTCTGGGGCTGGACAGGTATTGACCCGGGTACCCTTTATGACCTTCTCAAGCCCACCGGATATGCGGATATTGAAGATTATGTCCAGACTGGATATGATGCAGAAGATGCACGCCAGTTCGTAACTGCTTATGAGGAAATGTGGTACAAGTATCCTTTGCGCCAGGCCTACCTCCGTATTCCTGGCACTCCTGAGTACTGGGAAGTATGGGACATTCACCTCTCAGAGGCAGTGGTTGGACAGGTTTCTCCTGAAGAAGCACTGCGCAGGACCAAAGAAGATTGGAATGCGATTACCGATCGTCTGGGCAGGGAAAACCAGAAGAAGATTTACCAGGAAGCCATAGGGTACGTCCCAGAGAAATAG
- the xseB gene encoding exodeoxyribonuclease VII small subunit, which yields MKEEKIDYRQAIEELQFIVNELERGELDLDALLEKVKRAAFLCSFCKNRLREVEKELETVFLEMERELRAEETPSSDGGDSFCNA from the coding sequence GTGAAGGAAGAAAAGATTGATTACCGACAGGCAATTGAAGAGCTTCAGTTCATCGTTAACGAGCTTGAAAGGGGAGAGCTGGACCTTGATGCTTTGCTTGAAAAAGTGAAGCGAGCGGCCTTTTTGTGTTCCTTTTGTAAAAACCGCTTGCGAGAGGTAGAGAAAGAATTGGAAACCGTATTTTTGGAAATGGAGAGAGAATTGAGAGCGGAAGAAACGCCCTCTTCTGATGGCGGTGATAGTTTTTGCAATGCGTAA
- a CDS encoding ECF transporter S component yields MSKSAYAQSTVARLTITATLIALSVVGSYLKIPSPTGTVALDSLPGFLGAILLGYPEGAVIGFLGHILTSLNVGFPLGLPVHLLIACEMAVICVLFRLLYQKNRILGIACGVFLNGVLAPATLVPVFGWGFFTGIVVSLLVASAVNIILASLIFEMLKKR; encoded by the coding sequence ATGTCCAAATCAGCCTATGCTCAGTCAACTGTAGCACGCTTGACTATTACAGCGACCCTGATTGCTCTTTCTGTGGTGGGCTCTTACCTCAAAATACCCTCACCAACCGGAACAGTTGCTCTCGACTCTCTTCCTGGATTTTTGGGAGCAATTCTTCTGGGGTATCCAGAAGGAGCAGTTATTGGGTTTTTGGGCCATATTCTCACCTCGCTCAACGTGGGATTTCCTCTGGGTTTGCCAGTGCATCTTCTCATTGCCTGCGAGATGGCGGTTATATGTGTACTTTTCAGGCTGCTCTATCAGAAAAACCGTATTCTGGGTATAGCTTGTGGTGTCTTTCTTAATGGTGTTTTGGCACCAGCTACTCTTGTTCCAGTCTTTGGGTGGGGATTTTTTACCGGGATTGTGGTTTCTCTGCTTGTGGCATCAGCAGTGAATATAATCCTTGCCTCCTTAATTTTTGAAATGCTCAAGAAGCGATGA